The window GGCAACAAGTCCGCACTCCTCAGCTCCCCCGGCCCGCGCGTCTGGAACGCACTGACCCAGACCATCCCCGTACGCCCCCACACCGACTACAGGATCACCGGGTTCTTCCGCACCTCCGACAACGTCAACACCGCCTTCTTCGGCGTCCGGCTCCCGGGCATCTGGCCCCCCGTCGAACGGCACTTCGGCCCCGCACCCGCCTACTGCCCGCCCCGTGACCCCGCCTGCTACAGCCAGGTGACTGTCTCCTTCAACTCCGGCGACCACACCACCGTCACCGCCTTCGCCGGCTTCTGGGGAGTCGGCCAGCCCGCCACCCTGCAGATCGACGACATCCGCGTCCTGTCCTCCTGAACCCCAGCAGCACACCGGCGCCCCGGGACCTCACGGCCCCGGGGCGTCCCCTCGCCTTGGCTTGCTGCAGCCGCGATCGGCGCGTGGCTCGAAGACGAAAGGGCTCAGTCCTCCTGGTCAGACCGGCTCGAACAGCGGGGCAGTCGGCACTCACGAGACAGGTCCAGACGCGGCCCTTACGACTGGCCGTTGCGTGAGCCACGGGCGCCCGCCGACTGCTGCGCGCGGGCGGTTCGCCCTCTTGTCTCACAGCGCCCGGGTGAGGGCGTCGAGCCGCTCGCTGAGCGTCTTCGAGCGCGGGTGGGGGCATCGGGTCAGAACACTGTGCACCCTTGCCGGGCTTCCGGGATCGTGGATGAAGCGGTCCGCAAGATGCTCGAAGATGCAGCAGCGGGGGTGGGTGCTCCCGTGATGTTGAATGCCCCTTATGGATCAAGGAATAGCAGGACTCGCGGGAGCGGTCGCGGGAGGCCTCATCGGGATCGTGGGGACACTCGGTGCGGCGCGGCTGACGGGTCGAGACCAGAGCCGAAGCCAGCGAGAGCAGTGGCATCGCCAGATTCGGCGGGAGACGTACAGCCAGTACATCGTCAAGTACACGACCGCTGTCAAAGCCGGCAACGCTGCCCACGAGGCTGTCTTCAAGGAGCGCACCGACGCGGAGGCTTTGCTCAGAGGCTTTGAGGCGGCCGTGCACGAGGTCGAGGTGGCGCGCACTCTCGTAGCGCTTGAAGGCCCTGAGGAGGTTGCCGATGCCGCAGTCGACGCACTGACTGAGTTGTCGCCCTGGGTGTGGGGTCTCTCGGTTGTCTGGAAGGGTGAGGACACGCGGTCGCTGGCCATGGCGAGGCAGAAGGCGATCGATGCAACTCATCTGGCACAAGACCAGATTGACGAGGTCACCCATATTTTCGCTGCCTCACTCGGGGGCGGCCGGGTCGTAACGCGTGGGTGAATGTCGCCTTGGTGAACCGCCCACCGCCAAAGCATTCTGCTGACGCGCGGCCGCCGGGCAGTCAGAGCGAGGCCTGTGGTGAGGACTCGGCCCCTGCACTGCGACCGGCGAAGCTCTGGGCCACCGCGTCCAGGTCAGAGAGGGTGTCGGACCGACTGCGGCTGCCTGGTGCTCCACAACCGCAGCCGCCCCTCGATATCCGCGGATACGTCCCTGCCGGCTCTGACGCCTGGCCAGGGTGGGGTTCGCTGCCTCTAGTCGAGGCCGCCGGTCTCTTCGATGTGCTGAACGAAGGCGGCCACAATCCGGGGACGGGTGGCGTCGGGGACGAGAGTGCGCTCCAGACCTTCCTCGATCCCCCACTCTGTGTTGAACATGACCGGGACGTCAGCCGGTGCGAGGTTGTTCCTCAGCCACAGGGCAAATCGTGCTGCCAGGTGGGCGTTGCAGTCCAGGAGTGCGACGCCTTCGGGTTCCAAGCGGACCATTCCTTCTAGGTCCTCGTCGTCGAGGGTGATCCCGAACGTCATGGATGCCCCTCGGACGGAGCCGCCGCTGTCGTCGACGCGGATGAACTCATCCGGGTTGCGCTCCCTCAGTTTGGCTGCCAGGCCGTCGAATGTCAGGCCCCAGCTCTGACCGTGAGGCGGGGTGAAGACGAACATGGTGCGGAGTTCCGCGATCTGTTCCGGTTCCATGACGGGTGCTTCCTGTGCGTGCCTGGACGGATGTTCAGGGGACGTAGCGGGCGTGGCCCTTGACGCCGTAGGCGGCCATCATGATGCGCCAGTACTGGACGGCGTCCTGATTGTTGGTGACCGTCTCGACACCGCGCATCTCCTTGTTGCGGGGGTCGTTGAGCGCAGCGTGGTACTTGCGGAGTTCACCGCGGTCCTTGTCGTAGAGGAAGTCCTTGTCGCCAGTCGCATGGTTCGTGCGGAGGTCTTCCAACGAGCGGTAGCACCGCTGGTTCGGTTTGTTGACGTACTTCGCTTCGACGGCCATTCCATCAACGTTTCGGAAACCGTCCACCATTAGTGTGTTCGCCTTGCCGTGCCCTGGAGGGATGGGTACCTCGAACTCGGGAAACCCCGCCACCCGCCTTTGGTAGGCCTGTTCGACCGCCTTGCCGCCGGAGATATCCCCCTTGCGCAGCGAATCGAGCCAGGTCTGGAATCTTGTTCCTTCTGCGGGCGTGAGCGGCGGGAAGCGGGGGTCAGGCGGATACGTCGGCGGGACTGGCTGAATATGGGGTGTGTTGGCTGGGAGGGGGCGGTAGGCGGCGGGCACCAGGGTCGGAACACGGATTAGAGGGCCGAGAAATGGCGGGAGACCGGGCAGGAAGCCACCGTGGTCCGGTTGCGGCATCTTCACACGGGACTTGGAGCTGTCCAGGGCGTGAGGGATCTTACCGAGCGAGGTGATGCGTGTGTCGCCCGCTATGAGGTCGTGCAGGCCGCCGTCGTGGCCGTCTCCTCCAAACCTCGGTTGTTCCCAGGGCCACTGGAAATCGCCGGTGAGGGAGTTGTTCTCCATGGGTAGGCGTTGCTTGGCGGTCTCGACGTGGTCGGCGTAGGCGTCGCAGGCGCCTGCCAGCATCTTGCAGGCGGTCGGGAGATTGGCCATGAGGGTATCGTGCTCGCCGACCTCGCTGGGTGGCGGAGTCTTGCCGACGAACTTCTCGAAGAAGTGCTCTACTGCGTCCGCGGTCTCGCCGGCCTGGTCGAGGTTGGCTGTCTTCCACGCGTCGCGTGAGTCCCAGTACGCGTCTTCGAGGATTTTGGCGGCGCTCCGCCAGGATTTGGCGACGGCGCGCAGTTTGTGCGGCTGTCCGAGGAACCGTTCGTTGAACAGGTACTGGTCGAGGCCGCTGGTTTCGCCGACGACCTCAGGCAGGTCCTCGGCGTTGTGGCTGGCTCGCGGATTGCAATCCGGCCCCGACGGCTGCGCGCCGATGCCGGGGCCTTGCGGACTTTGTTCCAGGAGCCTGGCTGCCACTTTGTCGTCGCGTTTGAGTAGCTCTTCGGAGGCAGTCAGCAATGCCCCAGCACCGCTGGCCATCACCTGGTGGGCGAAGCCCGACTTGTCGAAAATCGTCTGGACGGCTTCCTTGTAGACCTTGGCGAAGGCCCGGCCTGCTGCTCCGTCACCCGCCATACCGCCGTTACTGCTCAGGTCTGTAAACAGCAGGCTCACCATGTCGTAGACCAGGTCGCGCAGTTGCACCATCGACCAGGACGCGTTGACGAAGTTCGCCGTCTGATGACGCAGATCCACCATTCCCCCGTAGCTCCTGCAGACGCCGCCCACACCGTACATGGGGAATGAGCAAGCCCAGCGGCGGGGTGACGTTACGTCATTAGACGGGTGCTCGATGAGGAAGCGACCAGTTCGCTGCCCTCGTCCGCATGCTCCTTCCTGCCAAGCCGGTACGTCTGCAGGTGTGTTCGCATACGAAGGCGGCACACACTCCCTGCGGGGCTGACCCGTTGCAGGACGACAACGGCGGCAACAGTGACGAAGGCGACGGGAGGGTGCACGGCGGCAGCCTCCACCAGCGCCAGCAACAGATGTGCGGGCAGGCGGACGCAGCGTGGGGTGTGACAACGCGACGGCGGTGACGCGCCTTGATCTTCGCCGCCCTTTTCCGCTGCATCGATGCCTCCACACCAGGTGTACCCGCATCGGACCGATCGCCCTGGCCTGAGCAGGGATGACTGCCCTACGCCCGGCGAGGCCAGCCCTCGGCGGATATTCGGCCGGGATGGAGGGCGGTCACAGAACGGATGCCGTAGGCAACCGACTTGTTCGACGAGCAGCGTCCGAATCCCGACGAGCCGCCTGCCGGCCGTATAGGGCTCGCACTCTCCCTGCAACGCCGACTGATCACCTCCGTCTTGTTGAACGGACCACGTTCGGATCGGAATTTAAGCCGAGGTGCCTCCGCCGGCGGCAAGGCATGTACGGCAAGAGGGCGCCGAGTTCCCGTGTGGGGAACCCTCCCCGCACGCCTCACGCGGTCACGCCGGCAGAGGCACACCAGCTTGAGATCTCCACGATCCGTCCGATCGCGTGACAGCCGAGATGGTCCTAGACTGGTAAAGGCTTCTGGCTAAATTCTGCGGCGCCCCGGCAACCCGGCAGACCCGCAGTCTTCTTCGCCGTCCTTCCTCCTGAATGGCAATCAGGGAGGCAAAGATGCGCCGCTCGCGTTCTTTTTCCGTTGTCGTGGGACTCTCCCTGTGTGCTGCCCTCGCACTGTCGTCTGGCGCGGCTGCGGACACCGCCGCGCCAGTTGTGGAGAGGGCAGTACAGCCCCAGCTTCTGCCGGAGGATCCCCCTTGGTCGGCGTGCATCTACTACATGGAGCTGAACCAGCCCTACTGGCGCGGCCACTGCGATGGCTACCGAGCGGGTGAGCGAGCTGGAAGAGTGGCGGGCTGGAGCTGTGCCCGCAGAAACTTCCCGCTGTTCCAGTCAGGCACTCCCTACGCGGAGGGCTACGCCGCCGGCTACACAGTGGCGTACAGGTACTACTACAAAAAGTTCCGCAATCTGAAGGCATGCGCGCTCAGGCACGGACAGGATCGTCCCGGGCCGATCACCCGCTGAAAGCGGCTGCCGCACCACACTCAGGCCCCTCTGCGGGTGCTGTGCTGAGGAAGACGAACTACCCGCCCGGGCGGCCAGGCGCGTCACGGACCCTCGTCGATGGCCTGCCCCTGCGACAGCAGGCCCGCCTCGACCTCCTGGCTTGCGTCAACGCAACGTCGAATCGCGGGAGGTGGAACCTTCATGAGGAGCCGAACTGCACTGACCGGAACCGCGGTGGGCCTGGTGGTGGCCGGAGCCCTGTCGACGACCCTCGTACCGGTCACCGCGTCGCCGGCCTGGGCCCAGGAGTGCGTAGCATCCGCTCGCACGCCGAGCCACAGTCATTCGCACCGGGCCGACCGCCGCAACCGTGAGGTGAGGGAAGCGGTCGTGTGCCTCATCAACGCTCAGCGTGAGCAACACGGTCTTCCCGCCCTGACCTACAACCAGAACCTGACGACGGCGGCTCACCAGCACGCCTTTGCCGCCGTGGAGCAGGAGTGGTGGGGGCCGGGGAAGGACTCGCACACCAACCCGCAGACGGGCTCGACACCGCAGAGCCGCATTATGGGAGCAGGCTACTGCCCGAACCCGGTGTCCTGGCGGGTCGCCGAGATCACCTACAACGGCTGGGGCGGCAGCGGCACGCCGGACGCCGCCCTCGGCTGGTGGATGAACTCGCCGCCCCACCGGGCGAACGTCCTCGACCCAGGACTGCGCGAGATCGGACGCTGGGCTCAGGCTGGTGCAGCCGACCCGGCTGGAACAGGCGCGAGCGGAGCCGGAACGTACGTCGTCACCTTCGGAAGCTGCCAGCAGTGAGGCACCGGTACGCCCCGTCCTTCCTGCTCCTCTGTCACCAGCCGCAGCCGCACCTTTCCCGGGACAGGACCGCAGGCACAGGCCAGGCTGGCCCGGGGGGGGCAATGCCCCGAGCGCACGCCGTTGGTGCCCGGCCCCGACCAGTGTGTCGATCTCGAATTCCCGACGGCTGTGGCGTTCAGGACGGTCTACACGGACCCTGCAGGGACAACTCGGGTTTCACGCTCCCTACTGCGGAAGCTATCTGACACTTCGCCAGCAGCTGCTCTTGTGGTGGTGCGGGGGCATGGCTCCCGATTTGCAGGAGGTTTCGTGCAGAGTAGCCTGTAATTAATCATTCCTACCCTATTCCGGAGGTAGGCCATGTTCATCCGCATACTGCGGCGGCGCCGTAGGCTGCACAGGCTTCTCCTTCTCGGCGACGGCCGTCTGATTCGCGGCTTCAGCGGCGGCATGTACGACGGTCACGGGTACCACGCCTGACGCCGTCCAGCGGCCGTTACGGGAGGATGCGCGGTGGCAGACCACACCGAAGCACTGGTGGCGGTGAGGCGGTTCCTGTCGCCGTCCTGCCGCGTCGTCCAGATGTCCGGCGGAGCTCTGATCGCGGACTTCAGGCGGGCCCGCTTTCTCGGCATGACAACGGCAGACGTCCAGACGTTCGTCGACGGAAGCGCCGAGGAACGCGCGGAGCTTGCCACCGCTCTCGTCCGTTCCGGGTGCGCGCCGGCCCACCGGAAAGAGTATGCGGACGCCGAGATACGGCTCTGGCTCCGCGGAGTTCGCCTGCTGATCCGCACGGTGGGATTCGGGCGCGTCCTCCGGTTCCTCTCCTTGGCGGCCCCGGACTACGTCCGTGCGGAGGCCCCCGGGACCGAGGATGTGGCGCGTCTCAAACGGGCGGTGCAGTCACTGGCCCACACCAGCTGGTTCGTCAACGACGACTGCAAGGCCGAGGCCGTGACGGCTTTCGTCCTGTTGCGGCGATCCGGTCTGCAGGCCGTGCTGCACGTCGGCATGCGCGAGCACCCGTTCGCCCTGCACGCCTGGACGTCGGCGGCCGGGTTGTGCATCCCGGACGCCGACCCGCGTGGGCATGCGTTCGCACCGATTCTCTCCATCGACCGCGGAGGGCGGTGAGGTGGAAGCGGTGCGCCTCGAGTGGGCCGCGGGTGCGCCAAGACTCCGGGCGGCCAAGGACATGGCGGAACAGGGGCTGGTGACGACGGTCTCCTCGCGGGCCGGCACGGCGACGGTCGTCGGCTGGGTCGGCTCGTTCCGCGACCGCGTGGCGGGTGCGCACCGCCTCCTCGACGCCTTCGCCGGAGCGGGAGCCGCACCACGTCCGCCGAGCGGCGATTACGCGGCCGTCCTCGTCTACCGCGAGCGCATCCTGCTGATGCGGGACGAGTCCGCACGCATCCCCTTGTTCTTCCGGCAGGTCGACGGCCGGGTGAGCGCGGTGAGCACCTCGGCGCGCCGCCTCGGCGATGCCGAAGAGCTGGAGCGGCGCTACTTCTGCCGCTACCTGACCGGGAACATGGCGCAGCCCCACACGGCACTCACCCCGTTCGCCGCAGTCCACCGGGTCCTGGGCGGCGAGGTGGTGGAACTGTCCCCCACCGGGCGGCTGCACGGCCGCATCCGGCGACCCGCCTCCGCTTCTGCCGGACTCTCGCCGGTGGCCGCGGGCGACGCCGGCCCCGGCACAGCGGCCAAGGACCTGCGCCGCGCGCTGGAGAACGCCGTCTCGCGCCGCATGGGCACGACGACGGCATGCCACGTCTCCGGCGGGCTGGACTCCACCAGCGTCGCCTTGCTCGCCGCCCGGACACTGGCCGGAGAAGGCAGCCACGAAGGCAGCCGGCACGGGGATCTCGTCCTGCTCTCCGGGCGCTTCGGCAGCGGAGAACTGGCCGCGGAGCAGCCGTACCTGGAGGAGGCGATGGAGGAGATCCGCCGCCATGCGCCCGAAGCCCGCCCGGTGATCGTGGATGCCGGCGACGTAGCCGACTTCGACGACTTCCGCCACCATGCGGGAGACGCGGACGAACCGCATGTGCACGCCTTCCGGGCCCCGTTCTGGAGCAGGCTTCATGCCGCGGCGTCCGAACTGGGCTGCGACATCCTCCTGACCGGGTGCGGGGCCGATCCGATCGCCGACGCCAACCCGTTTCATCTGCATCGGCTGGCCCGCACGGGACGGCTGCGCGGGCTGGCGCTGCAGGCACGCGCCTGGGCCCAGGGCAGCGAGCGGGGCGTGCGGGACATCGTCCAGGACTACGTCCTGAAGCCGGCTCTGCCCCTGGCGGCCGAACGGATCGGCATGCTCGCCTCCCCCGGAACGGTGCTCGGCGGTCTCGGCGCCTTCAGCCGTCCCCCATGGCTGCGATCCGGCTTCGCGCGGGCCCACGGCTACCGTGAGGCCGGCATCGCGGAGACCAGGTTCGTCTTCGGACGCGCGCCGGAGCAGTCGCTCTACGACGCGGCCAACTACCTTGCCGCTCCCGACCTGCTGTCCTGGCAGCGCGCGCAGGAGGACGGATACTTCCTCTCCCACCCCTTCCTCGACCAGGAGGTCATCGCGCTGATGCGCGGCCTTCCCGCCGAGGCGACGTTCTGTCCGGGGCGGCCGAAGGCGGTTCTGCGTGAGGCGATGGCAGATCTGCTGCCCGCCCACATCCACGACCGGACGGTCAAAACCCCTTTCGACCAGCTGTACGCCCGAGGGTTGCAGGTACACGGCGACGACCTCATCGGCCTGTGCCGCTCCGCGAGGCATCCCCTGGTGCAGGAGATGTTCGACGTCGAGACGCTGTGCCGGGCCGTGCGGGAAGCGCGGCTCGGCGTGGGGGACGCGTACTCCTGGGATCGCGTGAACAGCTCCCTCGCCCTGGTGATGTGGCTGGAGGGGCTTCTCAGCGCGTCGCCTTGATCTCGTCCAGGGTCTCTTCGACCGGGCCCGCATAGACGTCGATCAGGCCGTAACGGTTCACTACCTCACGGAGCATCTGCTCGGAGAGTGGACGGCTCTCCTCACCCATCGGCACAATGGCCGGCGCCACGGCTACACCATGCTGACCAAAGGTCCAGTACGTAGTGACGCGGCGCGTTCTTCTCGTATATTGATCGATTGCATTGTTTTCTCGCATCTCGGACGTCTGAATGATGGTGTCGTCCTCCTTCTTCTTCTTCTCCTTTTCCTTTGCCCAGGCAGGCAGCGCGACACCCTTCCAGGAGTATTGAGGCTCGCCGAATTTTTCCACAACAAGCCGGTCTTTACGTGCCAGGTTCAGGGTGGCGTAGAACGTCAGCTTGTCGAAATTCGTGTTGCTGGGAAGTTGAACAACGGTCCGCGTGAGCGACTCGTCGTTCGCCTTGATCCAATTCCCGGCCGGAATCCACGGCTGCGCCGCCACCAGCATGCCAGGCTGGTATACCTCCCTGCGGGTGAGCGGGTGCTTCTCCCGAGACGAGGCCCATTTCTCGGCTTCCTCTCGCCACTTCGAGGGAGCCAGGTCCCTCGGGCTGACCGCCACGTCTTCTCCCATGGCATGGAACTCGGCGCCCAGCACGTAGAAACCGATATCGCTGTGATTCACAAGCTTGATTTCGACGGGTACGGAGAATGCCTTGCGGTCCGCACTGAGCACCGCCTTGCCCACGTTCAGCTGCACGAGAGGGGTGGCGTCGCGCCGGTACGGCTGGAAAAGGTACTGGTAGCCGAAATTGGCGACCGCCACGGCCGTGGAGATGACGAGTGCCGCGGCCACCCGCTTCGGGGCGGGGATTTCATCCAGCCTTCGCCATACCAGGACGACAGCGGATAGCGAACATGCACTGAGCACAATGGACAGTACTTTGTAAGGGACCCTCTCGCCATCATTCCATGTCTGTAGGGCGAGCAAGACGTTCGTCAACAACGCCACGCCGGTACTGACCAGCGCGACCACTCTGAAGTTGGAGATCGGTCCTCGGACCCAGCAGTCCACGACCGCGGCAATCCCCACGACCATGATGAGTGCCGCCAACATGAGGGCCGCTCCGGTAACGCACCCCGGGAAGGTCAGAGCCTCCCTGAAGTCCTTGAAGCCGCACCAGCCCACCGGCAGCGCGGTCAGGAGCAGGACCAGCACCACCCATGCCATTTCCGCCCGCGCGCATCGGGATCTCGTCATGCGTCGTCGTACCATCACGTACGAGCCGGAGCGGGCCCCTGAGCCAGGCCCGGGGGAAGTCGTCACATGATCACCTCCTGGCGGCATACCGGAATCCGATCACCATGCTCCGATGTGATCCACGCGATCACTAGACACATTCCGCCGGGATCACCACATACATTCCGCCGGTCGGCCCACCCATCGTGCACTTAAGCCGTAACGGCCGTACTCGCGAATTCCCCGATGCCATGTCGTCGCTTCCGGCAACGACATCCGGAATCGTTCGATTTTCACCCAACTCCGATGAGGCGTTTTTACGGTCTCGCCCGAGCTGCGATCCAGCACGACCCGGATATGCTGGTGTTGAACCCATCTGCCAGCGCGCGGAACTCGTCATCGGCGGTCAGTTGACGCCTGAACGAATTCCGTGGCGCACGCGCGGAGGGTGATTCCCGTGGCGCGGTTGTGCGCCTCGACTCGTGATGCCGGATCAACCGCGCTTCCGTCTCCGACAGTGCGTCCGGACCCGTGAAGACCAAGACGCTGCGGTGTCCGCCCTCTTGAACGCGGCCGGTAAGTACCGCTCGCGAAGTTGTCGGTCTGCACGTCCAGTTGCTCGGTCCCACTACCGAGGAGTCATCATGCCCATGCTGCTCATCAAGGGCTTCTACGAAGTCAAGGGAACGCAACCCGACGGTGACACTGTTCATTTCACGGCCGACGACCCCACCGAGTGGAGTCTTGTCGGCGGGGGCGCCGGACGTGCCGTTGAGCACAACGCCGTGGGGCGGGCGACGCTGCGTCTGGACGCGATCGACGCGCTCGAGACGCACTACGGCCCGAGTCGCGTCCACCAGCCCCTGCAATTCGCGCACGCGGCGCGGGACGAGCTGCTGAGCCGGCTCGGTTTCACCGACGTCCAGCGCGGTTCGGGCGAGACGGTGACCGCCAGCACCCCGGAGACGGTTCCCGGATTCATCCTCACCCGCGGTGCCGACGTCCACGGCCGTTGCGTGGCGCTCGCCGGGAACGGCCCTGCGCCCGGCACCAGCGGCCTGGAGATCGACGTCGACGTCGCCGTGCTACGGACGACCGTCAACCACCACCTGCTGGCCGAGGGGCTGGCCTACCCGACCTTCTACCGCAGCCTGTTCACCAGCCTGCGGACCGAGATGGCCGCCGCGGCCACGCAGGCGCGGGAGGCCGGCCGGGGCCTGTGGCCCAGCGATGTGACCACGACCGGGGCGAAGATCACCGGACTGGCCTCGCTGACCGACGACGCGGTGATCCTGCCCAAACTGTTCCGCAGGCTGGTCGACTACCTCCGCCTCACCATGCCGCTGGCCTGCCTCCCGGCTTTCCTGGCCGGTGTCCAGGACCGCTTCTCCATCCTCTCCACGGGTGAGCGGCGGACCGGTCTGCACCACATCGTGGAAGTCACCAACGATCACACGGTGCGGATGACCCACCCGCCCGAAGACCTCCTCTTCGACGACGCCTGACACCACTCCTCCTTCGGGTTCGCCCCGCGCGGGGCGAACCCGAAGGTGAGATGCGGGAGATGCGGCTGGCGCCGGCCGACGGGAGGGTGGCTGCGCAACCTCACGCCCCGCGCGTCACTGCTGCGCGAAGTGCTTTTTGAGCCAGGTGAGCAAAGACGCGAACGCAGGGGTCATGGCGGCGTCCGACTGCTCAAGGGCTGTCAGGCGGTCGCCGTCCTCCACCGTGATCGCGTAGCTCATCGCGTCCCTGGCACGGCCGGCCTGCTCGTCCAGGGGCATCGCGACGGCCGCCGCCAGCAGGTCAAACAGTTCAGCCGCGGCGGTCTCGGGCAGGTCATCCGTGTCCAGCACCTTGGGCGGGCGGCGGAGATCGGTCACCGCCGCCAGCCCGCCGTACGTCTCCAGGGTCACCTTCACCCGGTGCCCTTCAGCGCGGCCACATCCCTGGCCAGCCCCGCGACCTTGTCGTTCAGAGCCGCGATCTGCCCGGCGAGGGCCTCCAGGCCGTTCTCCCGGCCCGCGCCGCCGTTCCCGTTGGCCGCGAGGCTCCGCACCCGGGCGACTCCGGTCGGGACTCCCCGGAGCGGGACTTCCACCTCCTGCCACGCCGACAGCACGGCCGACTGCTCGGGGCTGCCGACACCGAACAGTTCCCCGGCCTTCTGGAAGGTGGTACCCGCGAACTCCTGGAACCCTTCCTCGGCACTGGAGGCCTTGAGCGATTCGTACCAGATGCTTCCGGCAGCCTCCCATGCGAATCCACCGATGCGCACAGCGGTCAGGTAGAACGCCTTGTTCGGAATACCGGAGTTGTAGTGCACCCCGCCGAAGTCACCTCGTTTGGTGTCCGGCAGGTGGATGAACTTGCTCATACGGTCGGGCTGGGGGTCCTTCCCGAACTGCGGGTTGTTGTAGGCCTGCCCCGGGTCCTTCATCGACCGCAGGGCGTCGCCACCGATCCCCGGGGTCCACACGTCACCCCCGATCAGCCAGTCCGCCTCCTCAGCCGTCTGCTTCTTCGACCACTGCTTCACCAGCGACCCGAAGACGTCCGACATCGACTCGTTCAGAGCCCCGGACTGGTTGTGGTACTCGAACTCCGCGGTGTTGTCGGTGACGCCGTGCGTCAGCTCGTGGGAGATCACCTCGAGGGACCCGGTGAGGTTGCTGAACTCCTTCCCGTCCCCGTCGCCGAAGAGCATCTGTCGTCCGTCCCAGAAGGCGTTGTTGACCTGGAAGCCGAAGTGGACGTATCCGTCCAGGCGCATCCCCCGGCCGTCGATCGAATTGCGCTGGAACACCTCCTTGTAGAAGTCGCGCGTGAGACCGAGTGCTTCGAACGCCTGGTTGACGCACGGATCCGCGGACTCCGGGCCGTCCTCCGGCCTCGCCAGAACGGCGTTGGCCAGAAACTCCGCCTGCTCGCAGTCGAAGACGGTGCGCCGGCCATCCCCGGGGGCAGCCGCGCCGGCGAAGGATGCCCGGATCGACCGCTCGCCCCGCAGGCGAGCGGTGACGAGCAGGGTGTCCAGGGCAGCCTGGCGTACCTCGCTGTCTTCGCTGTCCAGGAGCTTGTCGAGGATGTACGGGGGGATGATGCAGTTGATTGGGCGAGCCCTGCTCATGGGACACCTCCTGAGCGAGAGGAACGAGGGCTGAGCATGCGTCACCTTGACGGCTGCTCAGCTGGTACCGGATCACCGATCGTCGCGTTCAACCATCGACGCGAGGAGGGTTTCTGCGTTCAGCACGGCCGGGCGCGGCCGATTCCGCAGGTGCTCACCGGCTGGCCGCAGCGGGAGAAGCGTTGGCCATCCCCCGTTTCAGCAGCGGGTCGCGCTGACATCACTAGTTACTTGCCGTCCGTGGCCACGGGCACCTTTTTTCTTCGCCTGAAGCACTGGCCGAGA of the Streptomyces sp. 1222.5 genome contains:
- a CDS encoding restriction endonuclease fold toxin-2 domain-containing protein is translated as MVDLRHQTANFVNASWSMVQLRDLVYDMVSLLFTDLSSNGGMAGDGAAGRAFAKVYKEAVQTIFDKSGFAHQVMASGAGALLTASEELLKRDDKVAARLLEQSPQGPGIGAQPSGPDCNPRASHNAEDLPEVVGETSGLDQYLFNERFLGQPHKLRAVAKSWRSAAKILEDAYWDSRDAWKTANLDQAGETADAVEHFFEKFVGKTPPPSEVGEHDTLMANLPTACKMLAGACDAYADHVETAKQRLPMENNSLTGDFQWPWEQPRFGGDGHDGGLHDLIAGDTRITSLGKIPHALDSSKSRVKMPQPDHGGFLPGLPPFLGPLIRVPTLVPAAYRPLPANTPHIQPVPPTYPPDPRFPPLTPAEGTRFQTWLDSLRKGDISGGKAVEQAYQRRVAGFPEFEVPIPPGHGKANTLMVDGFRNVDGMAVEAKYVNKPNQRCYRSLEDLRTNHATGDKDFLYDKDRGELRKYHAALNDPRNKEMRGVETVTNNQDAVQYWRIMMAAYGVKGHARYVP
- a CDS encoding CAP domain-containing protein; the protein is MRSRTALTGTAVGLVVAGALSTTLVPVTASPAWAQECVASARTPSHSHSHRADRRNREVREAVVCLINAQREQHGLPALTYNQNLTTAAHQHAFAAVEQEWWGPGKDSHTNPQTGSTPQSRIMGAGYCPNPVSWRVAEITYNGWGGSGTPDAALGWWMNSPPHRANVLDPGLREIGRWAQAGAADPAGTGASGAGTYVVTFGSCQQ
- a CDS encoding lasso peptide biosynthesis B2 protein, with protein sequence MADHTEALVAVRRFLSPSCRVVQMSGGALIADFRRARFLGMTTADVQTFVDGSAEERAELATALVRSGCAPAHRKEYADAEIRLWLRGVRLLIRTVGFGRVLRFLSLAAPDYVRAEAPGTEDVARLKRAVQSLAHTSWFVNDDCKAEAVTAFVLLRRSGLQAVLHVGMREHPFALHAWTSAAGLCIPDADPRGHAFAPILSIDRGGR
- a CDS encoding asparagine synthase-related protein, producing MEAVRLEWAAGAPRLRAAKDMAEQGLVTTVSSRAGTATVVGWVGSFRDRVAGAHRLLDAFAGAGAAPRPPSGDYAAVLVYRERILLMRDESARIPLFFRQVDGRVSAVSTSARRLGDAEELERRYFCRYLTGNMAQPHTALTPFAAVHRVLGGEVVELSPTGRLHGRIRRPASASAGLSPVAAGDAGPGTAAKDLRRALENAVSRRMGTTTACHVSGGLDSTSVALLAARTLAGEGSHEGSRHGDLVLLSGRFGSGELAAEQPYLEEAMEEIRRHAPEARPVIVDAGDVADFDDFRHHAGDADEPHVHAFRAPFWSRLHAAASELGCDILLTGCGADPIADANPFHLHRLARTGRLRGLALQARAWAQGSERGVRDIVQDYVLKPALPLAAERIGMLASPGTVLGGLGAFSRPPWLRSGFARAHGYREAGIAETRFVFGRAPEQSLYDAANYLAAPDLLSWQRAQEDGYFLSHPFLDQEVIALMRGLPAEATFCPGRPKAVLREAMADLLPAHIHDRTVKTPFDQLYARGLQVHGDDLIGLCRSARHPLVQEMFDVETLCRAVREARLGVGDAYSWDRVNSSLALVMWLEGLLSASP
- a CDS encoding thermonuclease family protein, whose amino-acid sequence is MPMLLIKGFYEVKGTQPDGDTVHFTADDPTEWSLVGGGAGRAVEHNAVGRATLRLDAIDALETHYGPSRVHQPLQFAHAARDELLSRLGFTDVQRGSGETVTASTPETVPGFILTRGADVHGRCVALAGNGPAPGTSGLEIDVDVAVLRTTVNHHLLAEGLAYPTFYRSLFTSLRTEMAAAATQAREAGRGLWPSDVTTTGAKITGLASLTDDAVILPKLFRRLVDYLRLTMPLACLPAFLAGVQDRFSILSTGERRTGLHHIVEVTNDHTVRMTHPPEDLLFDDA
- a CDS encoding protealysin inhibitor emfourin codes for the protein MKVTLETYGGLAAVTDLRRPPKVLDTDDLPETAAAELFDLLAAAVAMPLDEQAGRARDAMSYAITVEDGDRLTALEQSDAAMTPAFASLLTWLKKHFAQQ
- a CDS encoding M4 family metallopeptidase yields the protein MSRARPINCIIPPYILDKLLDSEDSEVRQAALDTLLVTARLRGERSIRASFAGAAAPGDGRRTVFDCEQAEFLANAVLARPEDGPESADPCVNQAFEALGLTRDFYKEVFQRNSIDGRGMRLDGYVHFGFQVNNAFWDGRQMLFGDGDGKEFSNLTGSLEVISHELTHGVTDNTAEFEYHNQSGALNESMSDVFGSLVKQWSKKQTAEEADWLIGGDVWTPGIGGDALRSMKDPGQAYNNPQFGKDPQPDRMSKFIHLPDTKRGDFGGVHYNSGIPNKAFYLTAVRIGGFAWEAAGSIWYESLKASSAEEGFQEFAGTTFQKAGELFGVGSPEQSAVLSAWQEVEVPLRGVPTGVARVRSLAANGNGGAGRENGLEALAGQIAALNDKVAGLARDVAALKGTG